The following proteins are encoded in a genomic region of Gemmatimonadaceae bacterium:
- a CDS encoding OmpA family protein has translation MNGRHLGAALVLTSLALGACRKKPVPVAPVPVTGTTAPAIDDGAARRAREQFVRDSLARARTDSIARAASSAESANLRALLEAAVLFEYDASEITEPARATLDAKLPILRTNMGLRIRISGHTDSRGSDEYNLALGLRRAASTRKYLSDRGIAADRIDIVSFGEERPAAAGEDDGAFAQNRRAEFEILAGGESLRVPPR, from the coding sequence ATGAATGGTCGCCACCTTGGCGCAGCGCTCGTGCTCACCTCCCTCGCGCTCGGCGCGTGCCGCAAGAAGCCGGTCCCCGTGGCGCCGGTCCCGGTGACGGGCACCACGGCGCCCGCGATCGACGACGGCGCCGCACGCCGTGCCCGGGAGCAGTTCGTCCGTGATTCGCTCGCGCGCGCGCGCACCGACAGCATCGCCCGCGCCGCCTCCAGTGCCGAGTCGGCGAACCTGCGCGCGTTGCTCGAGGCGGCGGTGCTGTTCGAGTACGACGCCTCGGAGATCACCGAGCCGGCGCGCGCGACGCTCGACGCCAAGCTCCCGATCCTGCGCACGAACATGGGCCTGCGCATCCGCATCTCCGGGCACACGGACTCGCGCGGGAGCGACGAGTACAACCTGGCGCTCGGCCTGCGCCGCGCGGCCTCCACGCGGAAGTACCTGTCCGACCGTGGCATCGCCGCTGACCGCATCGACATCGTGTCGTTCGGCGAGGAGCGCCCCGCCGCCGCCGGTGAGGATGACGGCGCGTTCGCACAGAACCGGCGCGCGGAGTTCGAGATCCTGGCCGGCGGCGAGTCGCTGCGGGTGCCGCCGCGATGA
- the tatC gene encoding twin-arginine translocase subunit TatC, whose translation MSDMPFLDHLEELRQRLLKIVVAVTLCVAIGFVLVIKFDFINILERPILPYLDGRTLIFTHPGDSFSIVMQVSFGLGFALAAPVMLYQLWAFLSPALYKHEKKVVIPLLFAATCLFMMGAALAYFFVLPFALKFLMDFQTASLTPMITARDYFDFATSLALSMGAVFELPILLVGLTALGIITPAQLRQFRRHALVASFAGAAIITPGDLITTTVMLAVPLYALYEVSIIASALVFRRRERRRLASDAGQDVEVLA comes from the coding sequence ATGAGTGACATGCCGTTCCTGGACCACCTGGAGGAGCTGCGACAGCGGCTCCTCAAGATCGTGGTGGCCGTCACGCTCTGCGTCGCCATCGGGTTCGTGCTCGTGATCAAGTTCGACTTCATCAACATCCTCGAGCGCCCGATCCTGCCGTACCTCGACGGGCGCACGCTGATCTTCACGCATCCCGGCGACTCGTTCTCGATCGTGATGCAGGTGTCGTTCGGGCTCGGCTTCGCGCTCGCCGCGCCGGTCATGCTCTACCAGCTCTGGGCCTTCCTCTCGCCGGCCCTGTACAAGCACGAGAAGAAGGTCGTCATCCCGCTGCTCTTCGCGGCCACCTGCCTCTTCATGATGGGGGCCGCGCTGGCGTACTTCTTCGTGCTGCCGTTCGCGCTCAAGTTCCTGATGGACTTCCAGACGGCGTCGCTCACGCCGATGATCACCGCGCGTGACTACTTCGACTTCGCCACCTCGCTCGCGCTGAGCATGGGGGCGGTCTTCGAGCTGCCGATCCTTCTCGTCGGGCTGACGGCGCTCGGGATCATCACGCCGGCACAGCTCCGGCAGTTCCGGCGCCACGCGCTGGTGGCCTCGTTCGCGGGGGCGGCGATCATCACCCCGGGCGACCTGATCACGACCACGGTGATGCTCGCCGTGCCGCTCTACGCCCTCTACGAGGTCAGCATCATCGCCAGCGCCCTGGTCTTCCGCCGCCGCGAGCGGCGTCGCCTCGCCTCGGACGCGGGGCAGGATGTCGAGGTGCTGGCGTAG
- the ybgF gene encoding tol-pal system protein YbgF: MIARRLPVAVLGALVLSACVATKQDVLLLQADLKAARSEYAFRDSLRRTQFDSVIRTMVILNDSIRGLKGELAAFQGNVLGDLFKVRDGLIEIRALTGQSQSRITELRAELEQRNSIMQSQPPAPVTPPTGGVTPPVRPPETAAPAPTGSAGASTGAGATLPASAPATAPATAAPGPNQLYTMALDQLRRGSTGAARAGFSDFLVQYPQHERAGDAQYYIAETLERDTKPIDAEAAYLSVYTRFPRSEKAPTAMFKRAALLRTQNKPDKAREVLDLLVRTYPRSDEADLARERLRAPAP, from the coding sequence ATGATCGCGCGCCGCCTGCCCGTTGCCGTGCTGGGCGCACTGGTGCTGTCGGCCTGCGTCGCCACGAAGCAGGATGTGCTGCTGCTGCAGGCCGACCTGAAGGCCGCGCGCTCGGAGTACGCCTTCCGCGACTCGTTGCGCCGGACGCAGTTCGACAGCGTGATCCGCACCATGGTCATCCTGAACGACTCCATCCGTGGCCTGAAGGGCGAGCTGGCCGCGTTCCAGGGCAACGTGCTGGGCGACCTCTTCAAGGTGCGTGATGGCCTGATCGAGATCCGGGCACTCACCGGCCAGAGCCAGTCGCGCATCACCGAGCTCCGGGCGGAACTCGAGCAGCGCAATTCCATCATGCAGTCCCAGCCGCCGGCGCCGGTCACGCCGCCCACCGGCGGCGTGACGCCGCCAGTGCGCCCCCCGGAGACTGCCGCGCCGGCGCCGACGGGCTCCGCCGGCGCGTCGACCGGGGCAGGGGCGACCCTGCCGGCCAGCGCGCCCGCCACGGCGCCTGCGACCGCGGCGCCCGGTCCGAACCAGCTCTACACCATGGCCCTCGACCAGCTGCGGCGCGGGAGCACCGGCGCCGCCCGGGCGGGATTCAGCGACTTCCTCGTGCAGTATCCGCAGCACGAGCGGGCGGGCGACGCGCAGTACTACATCGCCGAGACCCTCGAGCGCGACACGAAGCCGATCGACGCCGAGGCCGCCTACCTGAGCGTCTACACGCGCTTTCCGCGGTCCGAGAAGGCACCGACCGCCATGTTCAAGCGCGCCGCCCTGCTGCGCACCCAGAACAAGCCTGACAAGGCCCGCGAGGTGCTCGACCTGCTCGTCCGCACCTATCCGCGGAGTGACGAGGCGGACCTCGCCCGCGAGCGCCTGCGCGCGCCGGCGCCCTGA
- a CDS encoding PD40 domain-containing protein has protein sequence MSRVVLRALVASAALATLLQAQPGVRLGLIYGEGGARPGIFVLPVAGAAGDSLRTIVMRDLDFGDRVTVLPKATALRAPAAGGALDYVAAGRLGINGVIQLSLISGGVSVVLHDVAGRQVLQRRTVTLPGAPYSAAWRMAAHGVSDQCEEWISGERGIAASRVAYVADGRIHLIDSDGANAVPLTQVGARTLSPSFHPSGQSIVYAALEPAGSAIYVTDLRGASRRVVPPSGLNISPTFTPAGTAIAYAHGDDFGTEIYLVGAGGGVPRRISIGRGSDNTSPSYSPDGRRIAFTSGRSGRPDVYIADDDGTNADLLAALSSSQGYRSSPDWSPDGRAIVFQSQIGGRFQVMMISLRDRTVKQLTADASNEDPAWAADARHVVVSSTRSGVRQLWVLDTETGRARQLTAGGGARLAAWSPRLIR, from the coding sequence ATGTCACGCGTCGTCCTGCGGGCCCTGGTCGCCAGTGCCGCTCTCGCCACACTGCTGCAGGCGCAGCCGGGCGTGCGCCTTGGCCTCATCTACGGCGAGGGCGGTGCGCGTCCCGGCATCTTCGTGCTCCCCGTCGCCGGGGCCGCCGGCGATTCACTGCGGACGATCGTCATGCGCGACCTCGACTTCGGCGACCGTGTGACGGTCCTGCCGAAGGCGACCGCCCTGCGGGCCCCCGCGGCGGGTGGTGCGCTCGACTACGTGGCCGCCGGTCGCCTCGGCATCAACGGCGTGATCCAGCTCTCCCTCATCAGCGGCGGCGTGTCGGTCGTGCTGCACGACGTGGCGGGAAGGCAGGTGCTGCAGCGCCGCACCGTGACCCTGCCCGGCGCGCCGTACTCGGCGGCGTGGCGCATGGCGGCGCACGGCGTGAGCGACCAGTGCGAGGAGTGGATCAGCGGCGAGCGGGGGATCGCCGCGTCGCGCGTGGCGTACGTGGCGGATGGCCGCATCCACCTCATCGACAGCGACGGCGCCAACGCCGTGCCCCTGACGCAGGTCGGCGCGCGGACACTCTCACCCTCCTTCCATCCGAGTGGCCAGTCGATCGTGTACGCCGCACTCGAGCCCGCAGGCAGTGCGATCTACGTGACCGACCTGCGCGGGGCCTCGCGACGCGTGGTGCCGCCGAGTGGGCTCAACATCTCGCCGACGTTCACGCCGGCGGGCACGGCGATCGCCTACGCGCACGGTGACGACTTCGGCACCGAGATCTATCTCGTGGGAGCCGGTGGGGGCGTGCCGCGGCGGATCTCGATCGGCCGTGGCTCGGACAACACGTCGCCATCCTACAGTCCCGATGGCCGGCGCATCGCGTTCACATCGGGCCGGTCGGGCCGGCCCGATGTGTATATTGCCGACGATGACGGCACCAACGCGGACCTGCTGGCGGCGCTCTCCTCGTCGCAGGGGTATCGCTCCAGTCCCGACTGGTCACCTGACGGCCGGGCGATCGTGTTCCAGTCCCAGATCGGCGGACGATTCCAGGTGATGATGATCTCGCTGCGTGACCGCACGGTGAAGCAGCTCACCGCCGATGCCTCGAACGAGGATCCGGCGTGGGCGGCGGATGCGCGGCATGTGGTGGTGAGCTCGACACGGAGCGGCGTGCGCCAGCTGTGGGTGCTGGACACCGAGACGGGCCGGGCACGACAGCTGACCGCTGGCGGTGGCGCGCGCCTGGCGGCGTGGTCCCCGCGGCTGATCCGATGA
- a CDS encoding radical SAM protein, translating to MLSARFKPWHVPGFFRKYVSLRVRRMPVLVHFEVTLRCNARCGFCDYWKTDAAEKERELRSYADAAKFFNPMLVCFTGGEPLLRRDLEDLISGVDRAISWKYMTLITHGGLLTAERGRSLKAAGINQLSISLDYLDERHDLARGIPGLSRKIFEAVEGMRTMGLDNIRFNTVIKQDNIDQIRPMVARAAELGCGVNFSVYTDFKNGNREHLLEAGQQAEIEALTADLLAYKRRRRGVITNSDHYLENLPRYTSGAMTEPCESGISTIHVDPTGGIRRCPDFPVDFHWKDWRRYQPIDCNRCYYACRGEAQAPLRIDRIRDVMA from the coding sequence ATGCTCTCGGCCCGATTCAAGCCATGGCACGTTCCCGGCTTCTTCCGGAAGTACGTCTCGCTGCGGGTGCGGCGCATGCCGGTGCTGGTGCACTTCGAGGTCACCCTCCGCTGCAACGCCCGCTGCGGTTTCTGTGACTACTGGAAGACCGACGCCGCGGAGAAGGAGCGCGAACTGCGGAGCTACGCCGACGCGGCGAAGTTCTTCAACCCGATGCTGGTCTGCTTCACGGGGGGCGAACCCCTCCTGCGACGCGATCTCGAGGACCTGATCTCGGGCGTCGACCGCGCGATCTCCTGGAAGTACATGACGCTGATCACCCACGGCGGCCTGCTGACCGCCGAGCGGGGGCGGTCGCTGAAGGCGGCCGGCATCAACCAGCTCAGCATCTCGCTGGACTACCTCGACGAGCGCCACGACCTGGCCCGCGGGATTCCGGGGCTCTCCCGGAAGATCTTCGAGGCGGTGGAGGGGATGCGCACCATGGGGCTCGACAACATCCGGTTCAACACCGTCATCAAGCAGGACAACATCGACCAGATCCGGCCGATGGTCGCCCGCGCGGCCGAGCTGGGCTGTGGCGTGAACTTCAGCGTCTACACCGACTTCAAGAACGGCAACCGGGAGCACCTCCTGGAGGCCGGCCAGCAGGCGGAGATCGAGGCGCTCACGGCGGACCTCCTCGCCTACAAGCGCCGGCGTCGCGGGGTGATCACGAACTCCGATCACTACCTCGAGAACCTCCCGCGCTACACGAGTGGCGCCATGACCGAACCCTGCGAGAGCGGGATCAGCACGATTCACGTGGACCCGACAGGCGGAATCCGACGCTGTCCGGATTTCCCCGTCGACTTCCACTGGAAGGACTGGCGCCGCTACCAGCCGATCGACTGCAACCGGTGCTATTACGCCTGCCGCGGGGAGGCGCAGGCCCCCCTCCGGATCGACCGGATCCGGGATGTCATGGCGTGA